A portion of the Aphanothece sacrum FPU1 genome contains these proteins:
- a CDS encoding TIGR04283 family arsenosugar biosynthesis glycosyltransferase, translated as MKISIIVPVLNEEILIEKNLILLKSNPNVEIIIVDGGSQDKTVELAENLGFKVLISSQMGRAYQMNKGASIARGEILLFLHIDTHLPPQYQSIIQEILSDTKTIAGAFELEIDRPNFSLCLVEILVNWRSRFFSFPYGDQGIFIKSSIFQEFGGFSNLPIMEDFELIQRLKKRGKITIAKAKVITSNRRWQKLGVWKTTLINQLIIIGYYLGVSPTQLAAWYKQK; from the coding sequence ATGAAAATCAGTATTATTGTGCCTGTTTTAAATGAAGAAATTCTCATTGAGAAAAACTTGATTTTATTAAAATCTAACCCTAATGTAGAGATCATTATTGTTGATGGAGGAAGTCAAGATAAAACTGTTGAATTAGCTGAAAATTTGGGATTTAAAGTGTTAATTTCTTCTCAAATGGGTCGCGCTTATCAAATGAATAAGGGGGCCTCTATTGCCAGGGGAGAGATTCTCTTATTTCTGCATATAGATACCCACTTACCTCCACAATATCAGTCCATTATACAAGAGATTTTATCCGATACAAAAACCATTGCAGGCGCGTTTGAATTAGAAATTGATCGTCCAAACTTTTCTCTGTGTTTAGTGGAAATTTTAGTTAACTGGCGATCGCGTTTTTTTTCCTTTCCCTATGGAGATCAAGGAATCTTTATAAAGTCCTCAATTTTTCAAGAATTTGGAGGATTTAGTAATCTTCCAATTATGGAAGATTTTGAATTGATACAACGGTTAAAAAAACGAGGTAAAATTACCATAGCAAAAGCAAAAGTTATTACCTCTAACCGTCGTTGGCAAAAATTAGGAGTGTGGAAAACTACCCTAATTAATCAGTTAATTATTATTGGTTATTATTTAGGAGTTTCCCCTACACAATTAGCCGCTTGGTACAAACAAAAATAA
- a CDS encoding branched-chain amino acid transaminase, with protein sequence MLNFLPIAYFENEFIAFDNAKISIATHALHYGTAAFGGMRGIPNPQNSKEILLFRLDRHCQRLSQSAKFLNHDLPAAKIQQIIIDFVKKNKPSASFYIRPLVYTSGLGIAPRLHKIEKDFFVYGLEMGDYMSPDGISCRISSWYRQEDRSFPLRGKISAAYITSALAKTEAVESGFDEAILMNSQGKVCEGTGMNLFIVRNGQLITPGFDQDILEGITRDSILTLAKNLGIPTLERPIDKTELFIADEVFLSGTAAKITPVKKIETFHLSEQRPITEKLRDKLLAITENKDPEYQDWVYSISL encoded by the coding sequence ATGCTTAATTTTTTGCCCATAGCTTACTTTGAAAATGAATTTATTGCCTTTGATAATGCTAAGATTTCCATTGCTACCCATGCGCTACATTATGGGACAGCAGCGTTTGGGGGAATGCGAGGAATTCCTAATCCCCAGAATTCAAAAGAAATTTTATTGTTTCGTTTAGATCGTCATTGTCAACGTTTAAGTCAAAGTGCTAAATTTCTTAACCATGATTTACCCGCAGCTAAAATTCAACAAATTATTATTGATTTTGTCAAAAAAAATAAACCTTCAGCCTCTTTTTATATTCGACCCTTAGTTTATACTTCTGGGTTAGGAATTGCACCTCGACTGCACAAAATTGAGAAAGATTTCTTTGTTTATGGGTTAGAAATGGGAGACTATATGTCACCCGATGGAATTAGTTGTCGTATTAGTTCTTGGTATCGTCAAGAAGACCGTAGTTTTCCCTTAAGAGGTAAAATTAGTGCTGCTTATATTACCTCTGCTTTAGCGAAAACTGAAGCGGTAGAATCGGGATTTGATGAAGCCATTTTGATGAATTCTCAGGGTAAAGTCTGTGAAGGAACAGGGATGAATTTATTTATTGTTAGAAATGGTCAATTAATTACGCCTGGATTTGATCAAGATATCCTGGAAGGAATTACAAGAGATAGTATTCTGACTTTAGCTAAAAATCTCGGAATTCCTACTCTTGAAAGACCAATTGATAAGACGGAATTGTTTATTGCAGATGAAGTGTTTTTAAGTGGAACTGCCGCCAAAATTACTCCTGTTAAAAAGATTGAAACCTTTCACTTATCCGAACAACGTCCTATTACGGAGAAATTAAGGGATAAATTATTAGCTATTACGGAAAATAAAGACCCAGAATATCAAGATTGGGTTTATAGTATTTCCCTTTGA